DNA from Pelotomaculum isophthalicicum JI:
ATACCACCGCCTGCGGCTATGACGATTTCGGCAATCTCCTTAATATCACCGACCCGGCTGGAAACACCACCATCATAACCTACGACGGCAGTAACAACCTCCTGTCCGTGAAGAACGCAGCCGGTAAACAAATTAATTTCACTTACGATGCAAGCAATAATTTAACCAGCATAACCGACACCTTGGGGAATACCACAACCTATACCTACGACAATAGCGGGTTACTGCTCAGCAAAACAACCCCCGCTCCTAATTCCGGCACCACCAGCTACACCTACCAAGACGGCCTGCTGAAAACCGTCACCGACCCGGCGGGAAACACCACCACGTACGATTATGACGAGGCCGGACGGCCAGTCACCATCACCGACGCCGAAGGCAAACAAACCGTCATGTCTTATAACGCTGCAGACAACCCGGTCGCTGTCACCGACCCCCTGGGAAACACCACAAGTGTCACTTACGATTGGCGCGGCGACATACTCACGAAAACTGACGCTAAGGGTTATATCACCAATTACGCATACAACGGCAACGGAAAACTTATCAGTATAATTGACGCCTTAAACCACGAGACCAGTTATGGATACGACGCGGAAAACCGCCTGGTAACAATCACCGACCCACGCGGGAACACGAGCACTTACAGCTATGACGCCTTGGGCAGACTCACCGGCGTTACCGATCCCCTTGGCAACACAATCACCAACCATTACGATGCCGCAGGCAATCTAACCGGAAAAACCGATGCCCTGGGTAAACAAATCCTCACCGTCAGCTATGATCCGTTGAACAACCCCGAAAACATCAGTGATGCCCTGGGGAACACCACTAACAATGAATACGACAGCCTGAGCCGCTTGGTTAAAGTAACCAATCCATTGGAGCAGAGCACCCAATTTTATTACGACGACCTGAACAGATTGAAAACAACCGCAGATGCCCTGAACGGCCAGGGCAGCCAGGATTTTGACGCCCACGGCAACCGGACGGCCATGGTAGACCCTAACAGCAACGAGACAAGCTTCAACTATGACCCTGCCGACTGCCTGACCGGCAGAACCACCGCCGCTTCCGGCAGCACCACCCTGGCTTATAATGCCAGGAACCTGGTAGCGCATAAAACCAACGCCAGAGGCCAGACAACCACTTGCGAATATGACGCCGCCGGCCGCCTGGTCAGCCTCACCAGTTCCGACGGGACAGTGACCCTTACCTACGACCAAAACGGCAACATGCTAACCGCCACCGACAGCAGCGGCGCAACCGAACGCTGGTATGACGCTTTAAACCGCTTGGTCAAATACATGGACATTCAGGGTAACATTATTGAATACGCTTACGACGCAGCCGGTAACCTGATTACCCTCACCTATCCTGGGGGCCGGCGCGTTAACTACGAATACGATGACGACAATCAGTTAGTGAAAGTAACCGACTGGGCAGGCCGGATCACCACCTACGAGTACGACCCCAACGGCAGGCTCGTGCGGACAGTTCACCCGAACGGCACGGAGACGACCCGCGCATATGACGACACCGGCCGGCTGGCGCAGCAAAAAGATAAAAATACAGGCGACAGTATCATCAGCCAGTACGATTACACCTACGACCCTGCAGGAAATCTAACCGAAGAGAAGAATTCCAACGAAACAGGGCAATTAACCATGGACGACACCGCCTTGACCTACGCTGCCGATAACCGCCTGGCTACGTATAACGGACAGACCGTCCTATACGACGCCGACGGTAATATGACAAAAGGGCCCCTGGCCGGCAACATGGTCAACTTCACCTATGACACCCGCGGCCGGCTGACCGGGGCGGGGAATATCACATACACTTACGATGCCGTTAACAACCGCGTCCGGGCCAGCAACGGAGACCGTCAAACCAGCTACACAGTCAATCCGAACGCCCGCTTAAGCCAAGTATTAGTCCAAAGAGACGAAGAAAACAAACAGACCTTTTACATCTACGGCCTGGGCCTAATCGGCCAGGAAGATCAAGGAGGAGAATACCGCAGCTACCACTTCGACATGCGGGGTAGCACCATCGCCCTGACGGATGACAACGGCCAGGTGACCGACCGCTTCCAGTACGCCCCTTATGGAGAATTAATCTACCGGAGCGGAAACACCGCAACGCCGTTCCTGTTTAACGGCCGTTACGGCGTTATGACTGATGCCAGTGACCTGTACTACATGCGGGCGCGCTATTACAACCCGGTTGCCAAAAGGTTCCTGAGCCCAGACACGTTAACTGGTCAAGTTAGCAACCCGCAGTCGCAGAACCGGTATATTTACTGCGAGGGTAACCCGGTATTGCTTGTAGATCCAACGGGGCATAGAAGTGGAAGAATTTACTGGGCAGCCAATGTGGATTTTGCAAATTATAACTATGAGGAGTTATATGAACAGTATATTACCTTAGAAGAACAGATACAGAATGAAACAGATATCTTGAATGGAGATTATAATTGGTGGGATAAAGATATTGCAGAATATAATTTGTCAGTGTATTCGGACCAGATTAAAGTACTAAATGAATTACTCATCATTAAAGGAAACTATTCTCAAGAGGAACAAGACTTCGCCCAACTGGCCCTGCAAAGCCTAATTGATGAGGAAACTAGAACTGACATTGATGAAGCTAGTGGAATTGTTTTGGGAATGTATGGGTGAAAGGGAACCAAGGGACAGTTACACCATATTGCTTCTGATAAGGCGATCCAAAGTGGGTTTACGGAAAAATTTGAGCAAATATTTAATAGAGCTGGAATGAGCCTACAAAATGAAAAGAATATATTTTTCTTAGAGGGACATGTGGGAAGACATTCATTAAAATATCGTCAATATGTACTAAGGCGACTTAATGAAGCTACTATGGACCTCTCTGGAGAAGACTATAAAAATGCATTACTAAAGGAATTAGATGAATTAAAAGATGAACTCATTAAAAATCCGGATATTGTAAAAGGAGTTGGTTTGCCATGAAAAAATGGTATGATCCCCTCGAATGTGATAACATTGTTGAAAACCCTTTTATAGCAGATACCGTTGTTCTTAAAGGAGTAGAGGAATTTGAACTTGTTAGAGGACAATTGATAGAGAAGTGGGATAAATCAGCATGGTTTCAAGCCAGCGAACCAAAATACGATGGAGATCCCGATGATGTCCTTCAGAATGCCATTAGTCCACCAATCTACTCGGCCCGTTTGCGCAAAGCTTTGGATAATGCAGGTGTTACTGGCATACAATACCTACCTGTGCATGTGCTCCGTCCTGACGGCTCGCCTATAGAAGGTTTTGCCATTGCTAACATCTTGAATCTTCTACCGGCTTTAGATTTCGAGAAATCCGACTATGATGTATTTGAAGACGATTACTTTTTGCCGGAACGAAGGGGTAAAGTACGGTGTATCCGTAAACCAGTTCTACGTAGGACAATTATTGAAGGATATGATATCTTCCGACTAATGGAGTTTAAGCAATATATAATTGTTTCCGATCGTTTTAGAAATATTTTTGTGGCCAACGGTTTCACTGGATACTCTTTCCACCAGGTGTATACGTCGTAAAATAATATAAATTTAACGAGTAACAACTAGCGAGGTGAAAATAATGTTTAAATCCAGTTCTTATATTAGAATGATAGTCCTTTTTTTGCTCATTCATCTATCTGCATCCTTACAGGCAAGTGCTGCAGTTTATAAATATGATGCCCTTAACCGCTTAACCTCGGTAACCTACCCAAATGGCCAAAAGATAGACTATACATATGATCCCGGGGGCAACATGCTTAGCGTTAGCCACCATTCGTCATCGGATACGACCCCGCCAACTGTTAAGAATACTAATCCTGCCGATGGTGCTACAGATGTATCTGTAAGCGCATCTGTATACGTTACCTTTTCCGAAACGGTAGTTGAGGACGTATACTTCAAAGATATCAACATTAGAAATACTAGTGACAATTCAGTAGTCAACTATATATACAATATTAACAACGATATGCTCACTATTGATCCCATAAGTGACTTCAGCAGCAGCAGTGTAACTTACGCGGTTTATGTCCCCGCTGGCGCTGTAAAAGATAGAGCCGGCAACTCTCTGGAAAATGATTATGTCTTTACTTTTACAACAGTCGAGGAGCATACAAGCGGTTTCACCCTCACCGCTCCCAACGGCGGCGAGAACTGGCCGGCGGGAGCCACCAAACAAATCACCTGGAGTTACGCCGGGGAAGGGTGTCCGACAGACGCCAGGCTGTCCCTATACAAAGGCGGCGTGTTCCAGAAAGTCATAGTCAGCAGCGTCACCCCGGAATCCGGCACATACAGCTGGACAATCCCCGGCAGCCAGGCAGCCGGGGACGATTACCAGATCAGGATCACCAGCAACACCGACACAAACGTGTACGATCTGAGCGACGCCAACTTCACCATCAGCAAGCCCATCACCCTCACCAGCCCCAACGGCGGCGAGAACTGGCAGGCGGGAGCAGCCAAAGAGCTCACCTGGACTTACGCCGGAGAAGGGTGTCCGACAGACGCCAGGCTGTCCCTATACAAAGGCGGCGTGTTCCAGAAAGTCATAGTCAGCAGCGTCACCCCGGAATCCGGCACATACAGCTGGACAATCCCCGGCAGCCAGGCAGCCGGTAACGATTACCAGATCAGGATTACCAGCAACAGCGACACAAATGTATACGATCTAAGCGACGCCACCTTCACCATCAATTCGTCACCTTAGTATGCGATAGTATTTGAGATAGCTACGGATTCTATCGGGAAAGAAGGAAGACATGGGAAGATTGGAAAAGACACTGGCTACTGGTGAAACCTGGTTCTGGAGCCGCAGCAGGAAGGTCTTCTGGCATAAAGGAGAGACTTCAGGCAACATACAGCGGGTAAAAGAGGTATTCTACGACTGCGACCGCGATACACTCCTGCTTTAGGTGGAACAACAAGGGGCGGCCTGTCATGAAGGATACCGCACCTGTTTTCATTGCCGGTTGGAGCAGGACGGAACCGTTGCCATAGTCGGCGAGAAATTGTTTGATCCGGATCAGGTTTATGGAAAGCAATCTTAAGTGAAAACGAAGATAAAGCCCGTTGCGTGGCCTGCGGCCGGATGCAGCGGGCTTTTGTGCCTCTTTCTAAGTTTACCGGCTTGACTATCTTTTTTTAATCGTATTATAATAAACATTATTTCATAATTATTTGGGGGCATTCTATGTCGTTGTATCGTTTCGCGGGTAGAGAGCCGGTAATTGGCGCGGGAAGTTATGTGAGCGAGTTGGCCATGGTTATCGGTGACGTTCAAATTGGTGAAAATAGTTACATAGGACACGGAGCCATTCTCAGGGGAGATTACGGCACTATTGTCATCGGTTCGGGTACGGCGATTGAGGAAGGTACGGTTATACACGCGCCGCCTTGCGGTACCTGCCGGATTGGGCGGAGTGTAACCGTAGGGCACGGCGCGATAATTCACGCGGAAGATATTGAAGATTATGCTGTCATCGGAATGGGCGCCATTTTGAGTCTTCATGCCAAAGTTGGTAGTTGGGCTATTATCGCTGAGGGAAGTGTTGTTAAGAGTCATCAGAGTGTGCCCGAAAAAGTCGTTGTAGCCGGTAACCCGGCCCGTATAATGAGGAATGTTGAACCCCGGGACATTGAGTTTTGGACGTGGGGCAAACAACTTTATGTTGATCTGGCTCAACAATACTTGCGTAACGGAATGGAAAAAATAGATTAGCTGCCGAGGTGTAATAGATGCCGCGACCGCCAAAATACAGGAGAGTCGAGCAGTTGCCACAGTTCACTTATTTCAAACCTTCCGGAATTCCAATGTCGGAACTTTTAGAAATACACTTAACGGTTGAGGAACTGGAAGCAATTCGCCTTAGAGATTTGGAAGGACTGGAATATGAAGAATGCAGTGAGAAAATGTCTGTTTCCCGGCCTACTTTTTACAGGATAATCACTGCCGCCAGGAAAAAAATAGCCGGCGCGTTGGTGAAAGGGTCTGCATTAAGAGTAACCGGCGGAAATTTCAAACTGGCCAAGTTTGAATTAGCCTGTAAAAATTGTGGCCACCATTGGGAAGATATTATTTGCTGCCGTCGCACCAGATGCCCGGCATGTAACGCAAACAATTGGCACCGGGTGAATTAATTAAATCAATAGCCCTCGTTTCACCGAAAGGTGAAATCCGAGGGCTTCTTTGCTTATTATGTCAATCTGTATGTCAACGCTTACCGAATGACAACCCGGTATTCACGCAGCCAGGTATCCACCTGGGCCAGGTAGGCGAGAAGCTGGGGACCGCGCATAAGCTGGCCGAACCACGGCCGGTCAAAGACCATGTCGCTGGATTGTACCATGGAACGAAGTTTAGCGGTATTTACCAACAGATGCAAGGGTGAGGTGCGATCATCAAGGATGCTTAAGACCCATTCCTTGACAGCAGTCAAGTAGGCGGGGTTATGTGTCTTCGGATACGGGCTCTTGCGCCGTGTCAGCACGTCGTCCGGCAGAACGCCTTTTAACGCCCGGCGCAAGATACCCTTTTCCATTCCATCACAGGTTTTCATGGACCAGGGAATGTTCCAGGCGTATTCAGCCAGTCGGTGGTCGCAATACGGCACTCTTACTTCAAGGCCGTTCGACATGCTCATGCGGTCTTTGCGGTCAAGCAGCGTGGGCATAAACCGGGTTATACACAAGTAAAATATTTTGCGTATGCGGGCTTCGGCCGGCTGTTCACCAGAGAGGCGGGGTACCTCCGACAAAGCCTCCCGGTAACGTTCCTCAATGTATTCTTCAGGCTTGATCAGTTCAACCAGTTCGGGCGAGAGCAAGCCGGTCCTGTCCCGGACCATGCTAATCCATGGAAAAGTTTCGGATTCTAACATTTCTTTATTGTGAAACCAGGGATACCCGCCAAATATTTCGTCAGCTGATTCACCGGAGAGGGCGACTGTGGCCCCTTTTTTTATCTCATGGCAGAACAGATAGAGAGAGGAGTCTACGTCGGCCATGCCGGGCAAGTCGTTTGCCCGCACGGCTGATACTAACGCCTCGGCCAATTGAGGAGTGTCAATTAAGATTCTGTGGTGGATTGTACCGAAGGAATCGGAAACACGTTTCACCCAAGGTTCGTCAGCGCTGGTTTCAAAGCGGTTCGGTTGAAAATGATGGTCGTTGCCAACATAGTCAACTGAATAGGTATGAAGCGGTTCGAGTCCGGCTTTTTTGAACGCCCTAGCGGCAAGCGCCGTGATCGCGCTTGAATCGAGACCGCCTGACAGGAGTGTGCAGACTGGCACGTCCGCGACAAGCTGGCGTTCAACTGTATCCTGAAAGAGTTCCCGCACGTGAGCGGCTGTGGTGTCCAAGTCGTCTTCGTGGCGCTGGCTTTCCAGCGCCCAGTACCGTTGTATTTGGACCCCGCTGCGGCTGTATGTCAGGCAATGTCCCGGCCTCAGTTCCGCTACCCCATGGAAGATTCCGTGCCCCGGCGTGCGGGACGGCCCCATGACAAAAATTTCGGCTAGTCCTTCTGCACCGACTTCGGGACGGACCTCCGGGTGGGCAAGCAGCGCTTTCAATTCAGAGCCGAAGATAAAGGCGCTGCCGCGCTGGGTATAGAATAGCGGCTTGACGCCAAGACGGTCACGGGCGAGGAAAAGGCTCTGTTCGGATTCATCCCAAATCGCGAACGCGAAAATACCGTTAAACCGTTCCACGCAAGCGGGACCCCATTCCATGAAAGCGAACAAAAGCGCTTCAGTGTCTGAGTTTTTCGTAAGGAAATTATAGCCCCGTGTTTCCAA
Protein-coding regions in this window:
- a CDS encoding imm11 family protein, with amino-acid sequence MKKWYDPLECDNIVENPFIADTVVLKGVEEFELVRGQLIEKWDKSAWFQASEPKYDGDPDDVLQNAISPPIYSARLRKALDNAGVTGIQYLPVHVLRPDGSPIEGFAIANILNLLPALDFEKSDYDVFEDDYFLPERRGKVRCIRKPVLRRTIIEGYDIFRLMEFKQYIIVSDRFRNIFVANGFTGYSFHQVYTS
- a CDS encoding Ser-Thr-rich GPI-anchored membrane family protein, yielding MLSVSHHSSSDTTPPTVKNTNPADGATDVSVSASVYVTFSETVVEDVYFKDINIRNTSDNSVVNYIYNINNDMLTIDPISDFSSSSVTYAVYVPAGAVKDRAGNSLENDYVFTFTTVEEHTSGFTLTAPNGGENWPAGATKQITWSYAGEGCPTDARLSLYKGGVFQKVIVSSVTPESGTYSWTIPGSQAAGDDYQIRITSNTDTNVYDLSDANFTISKPITLTSPNGGENWQAGAAKELTWTYAGEGCPTDARLSLYKGGVFQKVIVSSVTPESGTYSWTIPGSQAAGNDYQIRITSNSDTNVYDLSDATFTINSSP
- a CDS encoding phosphoribosyl-AMP cyclohydrolase — encoded protein: MGRLEKTLATGETWFWSRSRKVFWHKGETSGNIQRVKEVFYDCDRDTLLL
- a CDS encoding gamma carbonic anhydrase family protein, with the translated sequence MSLYRFAGREPVIGAGSYVSELAMVIGDVQIGENSYIGHGAILRGDYGTIVIGSGTAIEEGTVIHAPPCGTCRIGRSVTVGHGAIIHAEDIEDYAVIGMGAILSLHAKVGSWAIIAEGSVVKSHQSVPEKVVVAGNPARIMRNVEPRDIEFWTWGKQLYVDLAQQYLRNGMEKID
- a CDS encoding DUF134 domain-containing protein, which translates into the protein MPRPPKYRRVEQLPQFTYFKPSGIPMSELLEIHLTVEELEAIRLRDLEGLEYEECSEKMSVSRPTFYRIITAARKKIAGALVKGSALRVTGGNFKLAKFELACKNCGHHWEDIICCRRTRCPACNANNWHRVN
- the asnB gene encoding asparagine synthase (glutamine-hydrolyzing) produces the protein MCGITGWIDWEKDLNQQRHTLESMIETLAYRGPDAAGVWLSTRAALGHRRLVVVDPSGGGQPMTRRRGEHTYTITYNGELYNTLDLRRELETRGYNFLTKNSDTEALLFAFMEWGPACVERFNGIFAFAIWDESEQSLFLARDRLGVKPLFYTQRGSAFIFGSELKALLAHPEVRPEVGAEGLAEIFVMGPSRTPGHGIFHGVAELRPGHCLTYSRSGVQIQRYWALESQRHEDDLDTTAAHVRELFQDTVERQLVADVPVCTLLSGGLDSSAITALAARAFKKAGLEPLHTYSVDYVGNDHHFQPNRFETSADEPWVKRVSDSFGTIHHRILIDTPQLAEALVSAVRANDLPGMADVDSSLYLFCHEIKKGATVALSGESADEIFGGYPWFHNKEMLESETFPWISMVRDRTGLLSPELVELIKPEEYIEERYREALSEVPRLSGEQPAEARIRKIFYLCITRFMPTLLDRKDRMSMSNGLEVRVPYCDHRLAEYAWNIPWSMKTCDGMEKGILRRALKGVLPDDVLTRRKSPYPKTHNPAYLTAVKEWVLSILDDRTSPLHLLVNTAKLRSMVQSSDMVFDRPWFGQLMRGPQLLAYLAQVDTWLREYRVVIR